A DNA window from Mya arenaria isolate MELC-2E11 chromosome 17, ASM2691426v1 contains the following coding sequences:
- the LOC128222691 gene encoding uncharacterized protein LOC128222691 isoform X1, producing the protein MYLCKRVRKLFVIFLVIEYSLCDVKEPRCYNWFDNEEKMLEKIVKTDSKMEEILGKLEVLENRQTYVETEMDNSVKKIHGLRTKHDDLETELDNSKAVLERFENMTKSGFDRLDQSIKMNDRRFDAIFTNITVSESKLQAPVAIFARVSSAFISSIGQTLVFDDVFTDVGGGYNPGTGVFNAPVDGLYVFSITVMVQMSSSAAIALFVLKKNDDAVMWLYVNENYTVTEMASGTGLLSLKVGDTVRVTSDPSGRHIYGSYTFFSGFKL; encoded by the exons ATGTATCTCTGCAAACGTGTCCGGAAACTATTTGTCATATTTCTCGTCATTGAATATTCACTGTGTGACGTGAAGGAACCGAGATGTTACAATTGGTTTGACAACGAGGagaaaatgttggaaaaaatagtgaaaacaGATAGCAAGATGGAGGAAATTCTCGGTAAATTAGAAGTGCTGGAAAACAGACAAACCTACGTTGAAACTGAGATGGACAATTCAGTAAAGAAAATACACGGTCTTAGAACGAAACACGACGATTTGGAAACCGAATTGGACAATTCAAAGGCTGTATTGGAAAGATTTGAAAACATGACGAAATCTGGTTTTGATAGACTTGATCAATCTATCAAGATGAACGATCGACGATTCGACGCTATATTCACAAATATTACAG TTTCAGAGAGCAAGCTTCAAGCCCCCGTTGCAATCTTCGCCAGAGTTTCGTCAGCCTTTATCTCATCCATCGGCCAGACGCTGGTGTTCGACGACGTGTTCACAGACGTTGGCGGCGGTTACAACCCGGGGACAGGCGTGTTCAACGCCCCGGTCGATGGTCTCTACGTGTTCTCCATCACTGTTATGGTGCAAATGTCCTCGTCGGCGGCAATAGctctatttgttttaaagaagaaCGACGATGCTGTAATGTGGCTTTATGTAAACGAAAATTATACTGTTACCGAGATGGCTTCGGGAACTGGCCTACTCTCCCTGAAGGTTGGAGACACAGTTCGTGTTACAAGTGACCCTAGTGGACGGCATATCTATGGCTCATATACGTTCTTCTCCGGTTTTAAGTTGTAG
- the LOC128224695 gene encoding uncharacterized protein LOC128224695 — protein sequence MYLCKRVRELFVLLLVIEPSLCDVNEPRYYSRFDYDEKMLEKLVRTEIKMEEILGKLEVLEKRQTNVETEVDNSVKEIHGLAKKHDDLKTELNNSNAAVETFENMTKSDIGGLEKTIKMNVQRLDAIFTNITESKLTAPVAFFARPVTDFTSSSGQTLVFDSVITDVGGGYNPGTGVFTAPADGLYEISIAVMVKMSSSAKKAEFNLRKNDSIVMWFIVNANDIVYETTSGTGLLSLQVGDTVRVTCYTSGQYIHGSYTFFSGFKL from the exons ATGTATCTCTGCAAACGTGTTCGGGAATTATTTGTCTTACTTCTCGTCATTGAACCCTCACTGTGTGACGTGAATGAACCGCGATATTACAGCCGATTTGACTACGACGAGAAAATGTTGGAGAAATTGGTGAGAACTGAAATCAAGATGGAGGAAATTCTCGGTAAATTGGAAGTGTTGGAAAAAAGACAAACCAACGTTGAAACTGAAGTGGACAATTCTGTAAAGGAAATACACGGTCTGGCAAAGAAACACGACGATTTGAAAACCGAACTGAACAATTCAAATGCTGCCGtggaaacatttgaaaacatgacaaaatCTGATATTGGCGGACttgaaaaaacaatcaaaatgaacGTTCAGCGTCTCGACGCTATATTCACAAATATAACAG AGAGTAAGCTTACAGCTCCCGTCGCCTTCTTCGCCAGACCTGTGACCGACTTTACATCATCCAGCGGCCAGACGCTAGTGTTCGACTCCGTGATCACAGATGTTGGCGGCGGTTACAACCCGGGGACAGGCGTTTTTACCGCCCCGGCCGACGGTCTCTACGAGATCTCCATCGCTGTCATGGTTAAAATGTCCTCGTCGGCGAAAAAGGCTGAATTTAATTTAAGGAAGAACGACAGTATTGTAATGTGGTTTATTGTAAATGCAAATGACATTGTTTACGAGACGACTTCGGGAACTGGCCTTCTCTCCCTGCAGGTCGGGGACACAGTTCGTGTTACATGTTACACTAGTGGACAATATATTCATGGCTCATACACGTTCTTCTCAGGTTTCAAGCTGTAG